ATTTGTGGAGCTGACACCTTCAATCACACAAACAGTGCAGGTacggtttggtttggtttctctcAATTTACATTATGTCATGTAGCTGTTGATGAGCAGCAGATTCATGCTTTGGTAAATAAATGCTAgaatacatttctgaaatgtttctgttactTAAATCTCTCAGTACAAAGTTGCTTAACTTCATTTTAATCTGTGAGATTAAAGCACATACTGGCCTCATATTATCAAATTAGTTTATGTCATTGTGTTGCAATGTATAGTTTCTCCTATTCTTAAGGATCAGTTCAGCTAGTcccaaaacaatttaatttttttttttgttcacttttgtAGATGTAAAATTTCCCCAGAGAAGTAATCCTGACAAAAATGGAGACACATACAGTTTTCGTGTAGAGGAACATATCTAAAGATAAATAAAGATGCTTCTAGGTGAGCAAGAACAATTCTTGTCCTACAATGGCGAAGTCCTTATATTTCAGCTGTCAAAACCAAAACATGTGGAAGGAGCAACTGATAAAACAATGAACTTATGTGTCAGAAGAATGGTGTTCAACAGAGACACTAAGCTGTTTGTTCAGAAGTCTTCTGGAGTATTCAGCATGCGTGCCAGTcacttaaaaattgaaataatttgttgTAGCTGCACAACGGATTCCAGAACAGGGATTATTCTTCCCTGCgttttgatgaaaaagaaaaaacagaacaatgTTGTCAAATACCTTTTATTGTTGCTTCACAGCTCAAATCAATTTGAACtgtcctttcattttaaattggatTATGAGCTGAAAGAAGACATCAGGTTGTTTACTGGCCCTTCAGTCTTGTGGAGGCATACCAACAAGCTGTTCTACATCTCATGCGACACCTGCACTGTTCTGAGTGCTCCTGTTCAGCTTTCCTCTGTTGTGTGGACAGGTGAAATTGAGGATGAAGGCACTGTTGTCTTAGGGATAAGAACGGCTTGCTTGCCAGGGAGTGAAGATGAGGATGAGTTTTCCACTTCAGACAGAGCCATCTGGGGTAGTGAGTTCTTTGGATACGCAATTGAAACACAAAAAATGCTAATTGGCACATGCTTTATGCCTCATGCTTACAGCAGAGTGGTATCTTCTGTTTACGTCTGCAAGAATGAGATATTGAAAAAACAGCTCCGAATATCACTTGTTGCCATAACCCACAAGAATCAGCTTATTTGGTTCCAAGATGGTCTCCCTAAAGGTGTTTGTGAGCTTCCTTATGAGAAACCATGTTCAGTAAAAACAGCTGTAACCAGTAGCAATGATTTGCTATTTATTGTGTCTTTTGCCTCCGGAAATATCTGTGTTGTACAGAGGAGAGACAGCTTACAGGTATTTGTGGGTTTAAACAGCTCCCTTTTCCTACTGTATGTTTTTTTGTATATATTGTCTTACTGGAAGTTTCTGCAACTGAAAAGCTACATGTTTAAGTTCTATagattttgttattgttgttattgttgcttCTGTTAAAATAACCTGTCTAAAGTGTGagattgttttgctttcattgcttgcttatatatctgaaaataaatcctGGATTCTATAATACATTTTACAAATCTGAGCCAAAGCTTCTGTTGCTAATTGTAAACTTCCAGAGTATGAGAACTTGAAGTTGTAAGATAGTTATGAGTGTGCCTACATAATTTGTGTTAAAGTAAACTGGTATCATTGCAAAGCATAAACTTTTCATTGGAATTTAAAAGCCTTTTGAGTCTCACTTCCTAATAACAAAAAGTATTGTTTATTGTTTCATGAAAATGACAAGAGGAGGCTTCTCTCTTGTTTCCTGAAGTCAGGAGAGACAAAGTTAACTGCTAGGGTTTTGTAATACTCAGTCAAGAAGACTTAGGTAACTCAGGAAATGAAAGTTTGTCCTATTTAGTCGTCAGCATTATTGTACAAATTTGTCTTTACCTCTCAAACGTATTTAAGTGTGCAATGCAACAAAGATGTTTCTGAATGTCAAAGGTATAATGACTTTAACTGATCTGCAAGTATTACTGGTTCTAAATAAATGTTACAGCATTCAGCTATTCAGCTGTTTGAGTACACTGAAAAGTTATCATCTTCTCTCAAACTGTGTTCTCGAAAGTGATCTTTTTCCCCAGGGTTACATAGGCTCTAAATGATGGAGTAAGAGTGAGAGCCTGAAACTTCTTAAAATACTGTATTCCACACACCTGAATAGGTTGCCTCTTTATAAAAAACAAGCTTCaccaaaacaaaatcttaaataCAAGATTTATTCAAATATATGTGTTTCAAAATCTCTTCTACTGTAGGTGGCCTCCAAATGGCAAAAAGTGAAGTCTGTTCTGGTGGATGATTTTATTGGCTCTGGAAGTGAGCAACTGTTACTGCTTTTTAAGGATGATTCCAATACAGACGTGTTAAGTACATTCAAAATAACGGATCTTGGAGAGGTCAACTATGTAGTAAGTTCAGCTTGCCTTTTCTCAGCTACTCAGTCTGTGCTTACTAAATTAAGAAAACCTCAACAAATCATTAAAGTATTGGTGCAAAGTGAAATTGGATGTGTGCTGTGAAATGCCCTGAAGTCTGAATACAGTATTCCCGGCTGTAATGATAAGTTATCTGGAGAGATTATTCTACTTCCTTGATAGCATCAACATTCGTTTGGGAAATTAAACTAATGCGGTTGAAAATGCTTCACGTATGCAACAGGTTTGCTACAATGCTTACCTTTTGGCTAAGAACTCTTAATTAAGGCCATAGTGCTTGTTAATTATCTTCTCATAATTGGGTCTTTCCATTATGTGCTAGCAAACTAATTGCTTTCAGaagataagatttttcttttaaaatgcatactGTGATTCCTctggttttctgtattttccccCAGATTTTTATAATGCTGTGTAATAGCCTGTACCTtggtttcagctttttaattaattcagggttttgttttgtttgtttagagaGGTATTCATTATGAACATGATGTTCCTGCTGCAGAAGGATTGCAAGAGAATAGTTTGCTTACTGTCCAAGCTCTTGAAACAAGATTACAGGTTTGTACTCAATAGTTCTGCCTTCATATTTTCTCCAAATTACTTTTCTGTATCATTACGTTATCTAAAGGCTGAGGTTAATGATACTGTTTTTATTGGAGAAGTGGTTCAGGGAGAAGACAACATCATTAAGTAACCATGCTTGAATCAGTGGTAGTCTGTGTTTCAGTTCTCTCAGTTGTTACAAATGTATTTGGGTAATTGGAAGggtctaatttaattttaattaaacttttgagGTAATACTGAAGCTATCCTATCAAAGCTTCGTAACAGTCATTTTACTCATAGATGTTTAAATACCAGTTTAATAAAATCAGAATGTTTACTACTTTTGCTCCTCATTACATACTTCGAGGTAGCGTAATGCTAGGTTCCCAGTGAGTGCCGATGAGTGGCAGTTAATCCTGAAAATAAAGAAGAGCGTTATGGTCTGTTTCTTTGTCCACAGACTTCAGCCAAGTTGGCTTTTACTTTTGCCCAAATTAGCGACCATGGTTATTTCACCACCTGctgatgtttttccttctgttactAGCAGTTTTATAAGGATAATTTTGCAAAGTACAGTAGGTGAAACTAAAATGTATCCTTCTTTTAATTAGCATCATTTATAAAACAAGGTGGAGGGAACTTGCCAGAGTCCAAGTAATCAATGGGGATATatcattcctttctttctttctttctccctttcatcCCTTCATCCTGCTAGTAAACACCCCGCATACTCTCCAAGATGTTCTTTTGCAGTATTGTGTGTTGGCCTATACCAAATGGGTAATAACTGACAAAATaggaagattattaaaaaaaaaaaaaaaaagctttaggaGATAGTGTAAATCTCAAGTTGAGTCAATGATGTGAGGCTATTGTTAGTTTGCTAAGAGTGCTTTAAGTATGAGATAGAAGGTAATTATTCCCGTCATTTGAGAATTAGTGAAAACTTAAGTAGGATATTGTGGCAGTTTTATCTCCagcctttaaaaatgaagcaaattaaCTGGCAAAAGTTTAGTAATGGAACAAAAGAAGAACTATGACACATTAGGAAAAGACTGAGAGAGAAAAGACTTTTCTAGTTCTAATTGCAAAAGAGATGCCTAAAGAGATATTATATATCTTGCAAAAGAGAATAGCTGTTATTTGGAGAACACTggacaatagattttttttccttcctgaaaggCACAAGAAAGCAGAAGTTGGATTAATTTCGaggacctcttgaggtcccttccaaccctgcATTTTTACAGTTCTTCACTTTGCACATTAGAGACCTATTGGCTTTTACATGCAAAAGTGCAAGCTTCCAtccaaatgccttttttccccgTTTCTGGATTCTTTTGGGTagtcatatattttaaaactgatttgctGCTGCGTTCTTTCCCTACTCGTTACATTACTTTCCTCCTCTACAAAACAGATTAGTTTCAATCTCTCTCATTTGTTGCCCCTTCCACTGTTGTAATGAAGATTGTCACCCTGCCATTGACAGCTGTATGTTCTATGTAACTATGTTCTATGACTTTGTTCTTTTAATACACCAACTGGCTTTCAGCTGTACAGTTCTGTGAATCTGTGTTAGGATCAAATGAATAGTCTGTTTTGCACATTCTACTGGTTCTGCTGGAAACAAGCCACTGGCGGGAGATTTCATGTATCATCTGCTGATAAAGTTCTTACAGACACAGAATCCTTCGTAagaccttatttatttatttatttatttaaagatttttttgatCTCTAATTTTCAAAGCCACATGCTAGCACAAGCCTTTTAAGCAAGTTGAAAATCTTCTGATGTTTTAATGCTGTAAATCTTTGAAATTGTCATGCTGATGAATTTGGAAGTAGGTgcagatatttctttttaagcttaCTGTTGCTTCCTTGTTGAGATCTCCGTTGTTCTGTATGTTTCCCTGAACAGTGAAGTACTTTTGCTGGTTTTTGTCATCAGATGATTGTTTTGATGCAATAGGGCATGGATCCTGCTTAGCTTGGGAATTTCCAAACATTATTTAGCCTTGGAGTGGTGCCTCTTGATATTTATCATGAAAATTCACATCTTCTGGAAATTTGCAATCAAATCACGTTTTGACAGTCTCTGTGGAATCTCATCTTTTAGGGCAAAATGAAATAGCAGATATAGCCTTTTTTCCTACCTCTGTTGCTTACCTCTATTTCACATCTGCGTAGCTGTTTTTTCTCCTGCAGAGAACTTCTGCAGGACTGAATTATGGTTCCTTGCATATAAGTAGGCTGCATTTAAGTTATACACAGCAATACATATAAGTTGCACTTTGCAGGTAGTGAAATTGAAAAATATATCAGTCTGTGCATTTTTTAACTGTTCTGTGTTTATCTTGTATACAGTCTTTTGGGCCCAAGTCCAGCCTTTTctcttctgaagattttttttctttaacactcGTTTTAGTATCTTCGGAAGAAGACTTCTTTTGGCAGAGTACTACAGTTACATTACAACAGCTGAGGTTACAGCATTTCTCATGGTTTTAGTTGGCTGTTCTTGCAGAAGTACCACGAGGCAGAAGTGTCTTTTTATGTCCACTGGCCTGTTCTCCCCCCAAGTATTTAAGTTTTGCAAGGATTATAATGCCAAATTCTTTTACCTatgattaatttatttcctttgacTTAGTTTGCCTGTTTTGGGGcaggtatttttttaatccttactaCTGATTTATTGAATTGTGCAATCTCTAATTGTTTTGTTCTTACTCTGACAATGCTGATTTGGGGTGGGTAGAAagttatttaagaaataatttgatttttattactatttttagtgtaagttttaagtatttatttttctgtctattGCTGTGATTGAcccattttctttttgatatttttttcacAAGGGATTTTAGTCACTTGAAAAACGTAGAACCAGTTATTTATCATAGGAGCAGCTTCAGCATATAGATCTCTAAATTAtgtttccctctgccttttttgACTACTTTTTCCATTTACCTTTGCTTTTCCCAATATTTTTTAGTCTTGCCAATCATGaatcttcctttccattttgtttcctttgtaaaaGTGCCAGAGTTCTTGGCTCAGTAGTTTTAGCTCTGTATGTACGGgtattactttatttatttatgaatacTGCAACTTTAATTGCAATGTGTCAAAGCACTTGGCTGTTCTACTTTCTAAGCCTCTGccttaatttgctttgcttttgacaGTGATTCATCTGTTCTGCTGTTCATGGGGGATTTACTCACAGCTCTATTGTGTTTGGCTCTGGACAGCCTTGTTTTTATATTgatgtttattttctattttaaggtGATCTAGTTGTATTGTCTTGTTTTCACAGTGCAAAGTTTGTGACTTCTGCTGATGTTTGTTGCGCAGTACGTCTTGGCATCTGGCAGAAAGGATGTGCATGTTGCTTGTTCTAGAGAGAGTTGATGGGGGGCGCTACCCAGTCTTGGGTTTGCCATGTGGTGAATTTTAGGTCTCATTCTTGTGTTGCCTTATGAGGAAAAAGGGCTTGCAAAAGTCAGCTTGGTCAGCAAGCATACATCAGTGAATCTCTGGCCATTGGGACAGCTTCTCAGTCTCTGCTTCCCCAgttgctttctgtttctcagttgtTTATTCAGGAGTTGCTCACCAATGGGAGTAAGTAATGGTTTGGTGTTCTGATGACCTCGATTAGGAAGGTATTGTAGAATCATCTTTGTTCTtaactcttccttttcttctcctgactCAAGTCTGGCACTGGGTTATTTCTTGGAATCTGGTACTTACAATGCACGGCTTGATAGgtggcaaataatttttttacagaaCTTATCATGATGAGCGCTACTTGCCCTAAATGCCCTTTGCCATTGCAGCTTGAGCAGAGGGCATCACTTCACTTAGATGAAGTGCTTTTTATTCGGGCTTGTCAGTTGGTTATGATTGATCCtgatttgttttttggttgtttggttgttttttttttttttttgacccggGGGGGAGTTTGTTTTTGCATTCTAATGGTGAGCTTTGTTCTCTCCTTGGCAGCACTGGACTTCTCAAGATCTTGCTTTCCAGAGAATAGCTTTTGAGGAGCTTGCTTAAAATCTAAGAAGTTAGTGCTggaatgcttctttttttcttcttttttctttttttctttttttctttttttctttttccttttttctttctctttttctcgtTTTCTCTTTTTCTCGTTTTCTCGTTTTCTCGTTTTCTCGTTTTCtcgttttctctttctctctttctctctttctctctttctctctttctctctttctctctttctctctttctctctttctctctttctctctttctctctttctctctttctctctttctctctttctctctttctctctttctctctttctctctttctctctctctctctctttttctctctctctctttctctctttctctctctctctctctctctctctttctctctttctctctttctctctttctctctttctctctttctctctttctctctttctctctttctctctttctctctttctctctttctctctttctctctttctctctttctctctttctctctttctctctttctctctttctctctttctctctttctctctttctctctttctctctttctctctttctttttctctttttttccttcctccttcttttttttttcccacggAGACATAGCCTGCACATAGCTATGTTTATAAACATAGCCTGTTTATAAAACTGTCAACTCTTCAATATATTTACTTGACCAATAATCAATACAAGTCTTGAGAAGAAATCAAAACTGGTATCAAtggaaaaatgaagcagaaataataatgaaagggCTGAATATCTACATAATTTGATAAAATTTACCTTAGAAGTTTGTCTTAAACTCTAGGTTTAATATTGAGAGGCCAAGATTCTTAGATTCATATTTTGGGAGCAGAGTAGCCTGACTTAAACATTTTTTAGAAGCATTACTTGAGGAACGCCAGGATCTTGACTTGTGATACTTGCATAAAAGTGGAAAGCTGAAAAGATATCTTGGTATCTTCAATATCAGTTCTTATTTGCAGTAGGCCTAAGCATAAGTCTAATGATCGTTTTTATCTTTTACAGGCTGGTTGCACCTCTGTTCGAGAGCTACAGCAGCATTTAGGACTCAAAAAGAGGGTTATTCTTGAATCTTGCAGAGCATTAATAGATCTTGTTGAAGAACGAACCCATATTCTACCAACGGCAAAAGAGGTAAAATGCAGAAGAGAGTACAGATCACTTCTGAATTCTGCCAAGCCATTAGTTGAGGGTGCGTCTCTCAACCAGTTGTTACTTTCACCAGTAGGGATTGCCACTATCAAAACTCATTAATCTGCTTTTTAAGTCTGGTTCATTACCTTAACCTGTCAATGTATGTAGATAAGAGTAAATTTAGTTGCCTTTACTTGAAATTGGTTTGCACAATACCTCCTGACAACTGAGTTGTATGAGTAACCTCTAACAAAGAGTTAGTGACAAACAGAAGGGCGAGTGTACAGTCTTAATTGGCACAGTTGCTTAGATATTGAATATCTGTCTGTGATCTAACATGTTACGAAAAATGAGCTGTCATAGATCTGTGTAAGCAAAATTGATTTTATAATGGGGGCAGAGTGAACTGTGGGCTGAGAAAGTGATGGAGGTTAGGAAAATGTTATCTTAATATGTTGTTCTGAAGAAGCCTCCTAATTTGCTTGAAATGGAGTTGATCTCCCTTTCAGTTAATGTTGTGGTCCCTTTCAAGACAGCCAGGTTTAGACAACAAAATTTCGAGCAATTAATGTAgtaatataaaatacattctaGTACCTTAAATCTTCTTGGACAATTAATTGTATGACGGTTCAAGATTTATACATGTGACGTTTACAAGGAGAGAACAAGCTGTGCTTTTCATTATATcatgtgttttaagaaaatgcaATTCTGTCTTTTGAATCTATTGTAGAGAATAAACTAGTTTATACAGATTTCATTTTATGTATCTTAAAAGCACTTCCAGCAATCATTTGTGGTAAAACACAAAGTAATGCAGTATAAAAAGAACTGATATCTCCACTCAATTTATCtaaaaaaactgtttttctgtaagGAAGGTCTTGTCTCTCTCTGGGATGATGTAGAAAATCCTCCTCATTCTCTTAGTAAAGAGACATCATTGGCATCTAAAGTCCCAGAGCACTTCATAGAGAAACTGTGGCAGCGTGTTGTGGGTGACAGCTTGGTAGTTGGAGTAAAACTAACTGGATCATTTTACTTGTAAGTATATAAATTTATCTAATAATTTCATTGAGTAGTTTTATAGAAACTGAATTTGCAGGTTAAGCTCTGCAGTAGCAAGAGTGGATTTCTGAGCTTTGAACCTTCTCATTTTGAGCATCTGTATATAAAGCGTTTCAAGTGCATGTCTTTGTCAGTATTGTTGCTACTGCTTGTTTCTCTCTAGCACTGGGCAAAAAAATGCGTTGTATAGGCAAAAATCAGTTGTGTCAGTATAACCACATAATTACTGGAGGCTTTTTACAACAgagttttctttcacaaaaatTATGGTCCATGTTGACACAGCTATGCTGACATCAGTATGTGGTGTAGATAAAGCTCTGTCTTAGCTATACAGTTCCTGATGCCTTACTGTTAACATCTTGCCATTCCGAAAGAGTGATTTGCTTAAAGAAAcgcaaaagaaaacattttaaattctctgaTCGACTTAATAAATACTCAGCTTTTGAATGGAACTATGCTACAGTCCAGTATccaatcaaataaaatatttgctaagCTTGTGTTGCATAGATTATGTGGAACAATCAGCCATACAATACTTAAACcttcaaaattatttgtttattcttattattgcctttaaaattatttgtttattctGTTCATTTTAATTGCTTGGTTCTAGTTGTAAATACTACTTATGTCCCTCCTTACTGGGAGGGAACTAATTTGGAacacagtataaaaaacaggATTACATGAAACATAAATTTATGATGTGCATTGTGTAATGTAAACTTTGGTGGAGTAAGAACTTACCTTTTGACTTATATTCCCACAAGCAGTGTAGCTGAGACTGTGTTAGGGTAATCTTAAAGGCTATTGATGCCACTGAAAATCATTCAAGTGGTTGTGAGGGAGCTGACCTGTTACACCCTTTGGCCATTCTGCTGGAGCTGCAGGTATATTATTTCTCAACTGCCAGATTGCTATAACTTTACAAGAAAGTTGACCTGATCTTCTTGACAGCCTCTGTTAAGAGCCACTgaggcaagagattttttttgccttggcaGTGTTTATTCTTTTAGCTTTGATGATGATgactttgtttttgaaaatgaaatacttaattTCTGTATAGCTTCACAAATCCTCGGAATATTTTGAACCATGCTTTAAAAACGACCAGCAATATTGCCCTCTCCCCCATTTTTACAGTTGAGAAAAGATCTGTGAAGATGAAGTCATTTGTCAAAGGTTACCTGATAGGCTAGCAACAGAACCTAGGTCTTCTGGGCTCCAGTTCAGTACTATATACAACGAcctgtgttttgggggaaaagggcTTGCTTTCTCTCCACCCCCAACACTGTAAGTctttattgattatttttgtaCTTCCTACTAATGCAAGATTGCAGCGATGTTTTAGATTGCATTATGAGGTGGTGATACTTCTCCATAAAGAAAATTAGGCATTCATAAGACTTTCAGATGTCAGTGACATCTTGAGTCTGAATTGATTGATAGAATAAGATACCCATTAAGAGAGGGTCTGAAACAGTAATATTAGGATTTCATTGAAAGAACCCTGTATTGAATAAATAAAGTACTTCATACATTTCAGGAAATTACTGCATGTTTAAGgtattttaaaccttttatttTACTCTACATTCAATTTTGTTTGAATTATCTATAAAACAATATAGAACATCAGAAGAGCTTTCAGTCCTCAAAGAGGGCAGAATTGatactttctgtaattttttattaaaagaaagtgtttaaaaataaactataaaTGTCATAGAGTATCTGCATGGATTGTGTggaattttcaacattttctggGTGAATTAGACATCCAAATTCTTTCAGTTGAAATGAGGCATCTAACTCCTAGAAGCTCTTAGAAAATTCAGTCCACGTTTTGAAAATCTTTATACTAAGCTTAGATGAAATAGTCATTTGAAGGACTTACACTCTTTGCACAGTCTATGAGTTAACCTGGAATGATACTGGAGTTTGTGGTAGTCTTAAATGTCTGTATATATCTGCAAAGTTCTGATTATTTGTCAGAAGGCAAAATACAAACTGGGAGTGCGGTCATCTTATATGGATTTTCACAGGTCAATGAGTGATGTCAGTTTATCTTTAGTGATGGATCAAGGCTT
This genomic interval from Calonectris borealis chromosome 1, bCalBor7.hap1.2, whole genome shotgun sequence contains the following:
- the FANCB gene encoding Fanconi anemia group B protein isoform X2, with product MLLGEQEQFLSYNGEVLIFQLSKPKHVEGATDKTMNLCVRRMVFNRDTKLFVQKSSGVFSMRASHLKIEIICCSCTTDSRTGIILPCVLMKKKKQNNVVKYLLLLLHSSNQFELSFHFKLDYELKEDIRLFTGPSVLWRHTNKLFYISCDTCTVLSAPVQLSSVVWTGEIEDEGTVVLGIRTACLPGSEDEDEFSTSDRAIWGSEFFGYAIETQKMLIGTCFMPHAYSRVVSSVYVCKNEILKKQLRISLVAITHKNQLIWFQDGLPKGVCELPYEKPCSVKTAVTSSNDLLFIVSFASGNICVVQRRDSLQVASKWQKVKSVLVDDFIGSGSEQLLLLFKDDSNTDVLSTFKITDLGEVNYVRGIHYEHDVPAAEGLQENSLLTVQALETRLQAGCTSVRELQQHLGLKKRVILESCRALIDLVEERTHILPTAKEEGLVSLWDDVENPPHSLSKETSLASKVPEHFIEKLWQRVVGDSLVVGVKLTGSFYLSMSDVSLSLVMDQGFSSISPIIKCRNKIIKLNKAASALAVSSCQIEPPPKKMKLDLHRKNDLKKEFPNRCSRVQLDGAKTVIAVTSLSPLLAFHRVCCIVLLHAKKQKHRNNSLQESKKITVLCGKILLSLEDISNGKHSVKMLRDNSYCTGSMEDILAVLAVSVRFSFQIVSSDCTLTPVKLWLLGEMECTPFKECHDNIFCHKAGNVYGTVFNWTLKNPFEGVLTLFCRNLTVLFQCLHSLTRILPPSCDVKLLRSGSKGVLTEQLALALEKEMLTSRSSFFSKESKAENSLTWGKKPGKKISDAAVASLLDSEEGVQQFRKKLQNEREESVLNPFPKHSAGRGRMQAANRRANTSGRDYF
- the FANCB gene encoding Fanconi anemia group B protein isoform X1, which produces MLLGEQEQFLSYNGEVLIFQLSKPKHVEGATDKTMNLCVRRMVFNRDTKLFVQKSSGVFSMRASHLKIEIICCSCTTDSRTGIILPCVLMKKKKQNNVVKYLLLLLHSSNQFELSFHFKLDYELKEDIRLFTGPSVLWRHTNKLFYISCDTCTVLSAPVQLSSVVWTGEIEDEGTVVLGIRTACLPGSEDEDEFSTSDRAIWGSEFFGYAIETQKMLIGTCFMPHAYSRVVSSVYVCKNEILKKQLRISLVAITHKNQLIWFQDGLPKGVCELPYEKPCSVKTAVTSSNDLLFIVSFASGNICVVQRRDSLQVASKWQKVKSVLVDDFIGSGSEQLLLLFKDDSNTDVLSTFKITDLGEVNYVRGIHYEHDVPAAEGLQENSLLTVQALETRLQAGCTSVRELQQHLGLKKRVILESCRALIDLVEERTHILPTAKEEGLVSLWDDVENPPHSLSKETSLASKVPEHFIEKLWQRVVGDSLVVGVKLTGSFYLSMSDVSLSLVMDQGFSSISPIIKCRNKIIKLNKAASALAVSSCQIEPPPKKMKLDLHRKNDLKKEFPNRCSRVQLDGAKTVIAVTSLSPLLAFHRVCCIVLLHAKKQKHRNNSLQESKKITVLCGKILLSLEDISNGKHSVKMLRDNSYCTGSMEDILAVLAVSVRFSFQIVSSDCTLTPVKLWLLGEMECTPFKECHDNIFCHKAGNVYGTVFNWTLKNPFEGVLTLFCRNLTVLFQCLHSLTRILPPSCDVKLLRSGSKGVLTEQLALALEKEMLTSRSSFFSKESKAENSLTWGKKPGKKISDAAVASLLDSEEGVQQFRKKLQNEREESVLSMNRTMNGALYREIVLKIAEAQLSSDMIVWRLSKS
- the FANCB gene encoding Fanconi anemia group B protein isoform X3, which gives rise to MLLGEQEQFLSYNGEVLIFQLSKPKHVEGATDKTMNLCVRRMVFNRDTKLFVQKSSGVFSMRASHLKIEIICCSCTTDSRTGIILPCVLMKKKKQNNVVKYLLLLLHSSNQFELSFHFKLDYELKEDIRLFTGPSVLWRHTNKLFYISCDTCTVLSAPVQLSSVVWTGEIEDEGTVVLGIRTACLPGSEDEDEFSTSDRAIWGSEFFGYAIETQKMLIGTCFMPHAYSRVVSSVYVCKNEILKKQLRISLVAITHKNQLIWFQDGLPKGVCELPYEKPCSVKTAVTSSNDLLFIVSFASGNICVVQRRDSLQVASKWQKVKSVLVDDFIGSGSEQLLLLFKDDSNTDVLSTFKITDLGEVNYVRGIHYEHDVPAAEGLQENSLLTVQALETRLQAGCTSVRELQQHLGLKKRVILESCRALIDLVEERTHILPTAKEEGLVSLWDDVENPPHSLSKETSLASKVPEHFIEKLWQRVVGDSLVVGVKLTGSFYLSMSDVSLSLVMDQGFSSISPIIKCRNKIIKLNKAASALAVSSCQIEPPPKKMKLDLHRKNDLKKEFPNRCSRVQLDGAKTVIAVTSLSPLLAFHRVCCIVLLHAKKQKHRNNSLQESKKITVLCGKILLSLEDISNGKHSVKMLRDNSYCTGSMEDILAVLAVSVRFSFQIVSSDCTLTPVKLWLLGEMECTPFKECHDNIFCHKAGNVYGTVFNWTLKNPFEGVLTLFCRNLTVLFQCLHSLTRILPPSCDVKLLRSGSKGVLTEQLALALEKEMLTSRSSFFSKESKAENSLTWGKKPGKKISDAAVASLLDSEEGVQQFRKKLQNEREESVLSVLEPHPVPVRCGSVHGKW